One stretch of Streptomyces sp. 135 DNA includes these proteins:
- a CDS encoding putative leader peptide — MVSHDVSDKMPGMLLVARLHVDLCRLSSAICSR, encoded by the coding sequence ATGGTTTCCCACGACGTGAGCGACAAGATGCCGGGCATGCTGCTCGTGGCGCGTCTGCACGTCGACCTGTGCAGGCTCAGCAGCGCCATCTGTTCGCGCTGA